In Williamwhitmania taraxaci, the genomic stretch CACCTGATCAGCCTACTCGATGTTTTTGAGCTGCTCCGCAGCACCAAGCGGGACTACTTAAATAAGCGAGGTTCGCCAGATTTATACGGTCAAATTAAACTTATTTTCTGAGGGGTGCTTTTCTAATAATCAAAATCGTTGCCTGTATTTATTGGGATGCAGAGGCAATAAATGAATATTTAGAGTTTAGTCGGACAGTAGTGTTTTTTTATATTTTTATGTAACTAAAACCGAAATTTAACAATATAATAGCGGTATTCAAATGGAGAAAATCTCCACAGTCTGACTATTGATTTCCAACGGCTTGCAAAAACAACCCACATAAAAATTTGATACATCACATCGAAAGCAATAAAATATCGCCCCTGAGGTGGATGTGAAATTAGGCTAAAAATACAAAAAGAGTAGAAATGGGTACCTGGATCGTGGCTTTTCTTTCTTTCCTCACCGTAATACTTTCCCCCTCCAGCAAGAGTGAGTTTGAGGGACGTATTTCGCTCATTCAGGAAACGCCCTACGATACCACTCGGTTTGATATCTTCGTTAAGGGCAATGCAGTAAGAGTGGATATCCGTGACAAAGAAGGAATACTAGGTCGCTCTTCGATCGTAAACCTAAGCAAAAACCAGGTTATTCTTATTTCGCCCGACCAAAAGGCTTACCTCTATACCGAAAAGCTTGGCCCTTTTAACGGTAGGGTTTCCATAAATAAATCGGAGAACAAAAAGGTAATAAACGGACAACCGTGCGTTCAGTGGCGCGTAAAGGAATCCGCAACCCGCGACGAAAGTGCATTCTGGGTAACTCCTATGAAGATGGAGTTTTTCGACAAACTTTTAGCTATTTACGACCCCACCGAATCAAATTTGCGCGCCTTCTTAAAAATACCGGCCCGATTTGGTTACTTTCCTATGCTCTACGAAGAGCGCACATTTCTTCGCTTCGATAAGAAAAAAATAAGGGTAACGTCAATCGCACCTGCGCCTCTCTCCGACAAACTGTTTGATGTTCCCAAAAATTATACCCTCCTCAGGCATTAGTATACACTAGCGACGCACCCGAATCGGTAACCTGCAACTCCACCGTTGCGCCCATCACCATGGCTAAGTTTGGCTCTTGGTGCCCCACTGGGAAACCATAGGCTACAGGGATGTCATAGCCCTTCATTATATCACAAATGGTATCATAAGCTGAATGACCCCATGGGATTGCATTATCGCGCATATCGTTCATTCCGCCCACCACTAAACCAGCAATTTTTGAAAGTTTACCCGAAGCTTTCAAATTCATCATCATCCTATCTATATGATAAAGGTATTCGTCCAAATCTTCAATAAATAGAATACGGCCTTCGGGAATAGTATCGAGTGGAGTTCCGGCTAAGCTATACAGCACGGACAAATTTCCGCCAGTAAGGATTCCCTTTGCTTCTCCCTTTATATTTAAGTGATGTGGTGCTGCACTAACTTTTGTACCACGCCCCATTAGCGTATCCACAAGCGAGCTGATTGATGAATTCTCGGTTCCATCTTTCGGAAAGTTAATGGGCATAGTGCCATGAATGCTTTGAATGCCCAACTTCGACATTAGGTTGTGAAAGACCGTAACGTCGCTATACCCAACCAGCCATTTCGGATGCTCCGCAAAGAGTTCTTGCGGAATATGTTCCACGGTTCGGATGGAGCCGTAACCGCCTCGTGCAAAAAGGATGGCCTTTACATCTTCATTCTTAAGCAATTCGATAATCGATCCTGCTCGCTCCTCATCGCTACCACTTAGCTGATTATCTACACCAAAAAGACTGTCATGAACAAGAACTTTAAAACCTTTCAACTCCAGAAGAGCAACCGCTGGAGCAATCTCTTCGGCTGAAATCTTTCGAGCTGGAGCAGCCAGTGCTATTGTATCACCGGGCTTAAGGTATGGAGGGATAATCATGCGATTTGAAGATTTGAGAATTTGAGAATTTGAGAATTTGAAGATTATAATATGATTTCTTGCTCCATCTTTTTTATCAGAGCGATTTTGCATCCACAAATATAACGCGTTAATGATTATAACTGTTTTGTATTACCATCTTTATTCACGGCAACAGACCTTGGAGGCATACGAACAATTTAGCCCATTAATCCATTTTCAAATCATCAAATTTTCAAATCGCTCTATCGATCCTAAATTACTTTCAAAATGCTGTTCGGACAGAAGCGAATAGCGGTTATATTTGCAAATTCGTTTAGTAATTGGATGCTATCCAAAAATTTATCTGTTTATGACAAAGTTTAAGCGTTACCTGATTACATCAGCGCTTCCCTACGCCAACGGACCGGTGCATATTGGCCACCTTGCCGGTGTTTATATCCCATCGGATATATACGCTCGCTACCTTCGGCTTAAGGGCGAAGACGTTATCTCGGTGTGCGGCTCCGACGAGCATGGAGTACCTATCACCATTAAGGCACGCCAACTGGGGATTACCCCTCAGGAGGTGGTGGATAAGTATAACGCAATAATCAAGGATTCCTTCATGCGCTTTGGCATGTCGTTCGATATTTACGCCCGCACTTCATCAAAAGTTCACCACGAAACAGCTTCGGAGTTCTTCCGCAACCTTTACGATAAGGGTGAATTCATTGAAAAAACAACGGAGCAATACTACGACGAGGAAGCAAAAGCATTCTTGGCCGACCGATACATTACGGGCACATGTCCACACTGCAGCAACGAGAACGCTTACGGCGATCAGTGCGAAAAGTGCGGAACAACCCTCAACGCTACCGACCTTATTAATCCACGCTCAACCATTAGTGGTAGCAAACCGGTGCTTAGGGAGACCTCCCACTGGTTTTTGCCTCTCGATAAGTATGAGCCTTTCCTCAAAAAGTGGATTTTAGAAGATCACAAGGAGTGGAAAAGCAACGTTTATGGGCAATGCAAGTCTTGGCTCGACATGGGGCTTCAACCTCGTGCCGTAAGTCGCGACCTCGATTGGGGTGTACCGGTTCCTGTAGAAGGTGCCAACGGTAAAGTGCTCTACGTTTGGTTCGATGCCCCTATTGGCTACATCTCGGCCACCAAGGAACTTACCCCCGATTGGGAAAAGTATTGGAAGAGCGAAGATACCCGCATGGTGCACTTCATTGGTAAGGACAATATTGTTTTCCACTGTATAGTATTTCCAGCCATGCTCAAGGCCGAGGGAAGTTATATTCTGCCCGACAATGTTCCAGCCAACGAGTTTCTGAACCTCGAGGGCGATAAAATTTCCACCTCCCGCAACTGGGCCGTGTGGCTTCACGAATACCTCGACGATTTTCCGGGAAAGGAAGATGTGCTGCGCTACGTGCTGTGCGCAAACGCTCCCGAAACTAAGGACAACGACTTTACCTGGAAGGATTTCCAAACCCGCAACAACAGCGAGCTGGTAGCCATTTATGGTAACTTTGTAAACCGAGCCCTTGTGCTCACCCAAAACTACTACAAGGGAGAGGTGCCTGCCGCAGGTGAACTCACCGATTTCGACCGTGAGACACTGGCCGAACTGCCCATCATTCGTAAGAAAATAGAGGAGAGTATTGAGAACTTCCGTTTCCGTGAAGCCCTAAAGGAGGCTATGAACATGGCCCGCTTAGGCAATAAATACTTGGCCGAAACGGAGCCTTGGAAGGTGATGAAAACCGACCCTGAGCGCGTAAAAACCATCATGAATATTGCCCTTCAAATAGCAGCCAACCTACCCATTGCATTTGAACCGTTTATGCCATTTACCTCGGAAAAACTGCTCAAGATGCTGAACCTCGGAAAACCAGGTTGGGATATGCTTGGCCGTGCCGACATTCTGGCTGTTGGGCATACCATTGGCGAACCATCGCTCCTCTTCGAAAAAATTGAGGATGCCGAGATTGAGAAGCAAGTGGAAAAGTTGGCCAACACCAAAAAGGCAAACGAAATAAAAATAGCGCCCGTAACTCCTCAGCACGATCCAATTACCTACGACGAGTTTTCCAAAATGGATATTCGCGTAGGAACCATTCTGGAGGCCGAGCGCGTTCCGAAAACCGATAAGCTGCTTAAGCTTACTATCGATACGGGTATCGATAAGCGCACCGTGGTTTCGGGAATTGCCGCCTACTTTACACCCGAGCAAGCAATTGGTAAAAAAGTATCGATGCTGGTAAACCTCGAGCCCCGAAAGATTCGCGGTATCGAAAGCCACGGTATGATCCTGATGGCTCAGGATGCCGATGGTCGACTTGAGTTTGTTGCACCGCTAAACGAAGTAAGAAACGGTTCGGAGGTGAAGTAAACCACCTCTCTATTTTAGACAATACTGAAACGCCCCGCTTCGAAAGGACTAAGTGGGGCGTTCTTAGTTTCAGGGCTTATGCCGAAAACAGCGCTGCCAACAGCCTATCCTTTCAATATTTCAACCAATCGTTTGTTGATATAAAGCGTCTCTCGACCCACTTTATGTGATTCCAGTATGCCAATATCTTCGAGTTCTCGCAGATATCGTGATGCAGCCTTCCTTTCAACACTCAATCGCTTCACAACAAAATCTATTTTCGAATATGGCAATTCAAACAGCAATTCAACTAGCTCCTTCTTGTAAATTTTAGGAGCATTACGCTGCACTTCATCTAAAGTATCAGCAAGAAGGTTCCTAATTGCATTAATCTTACTAATGGTTTGTTGTGAGGTTGACTCCACCGCTTGTAGCATAAATAGAATCCAATCACCCCACTCTCCCGATTTATTAGTGAAATTCAACAATCTGTAATACTCCGATTTATGCTCAATTATATACGAGCTCAGGTATAAAATAGGAATATCAATCAGCCGGTTGATTATAAGATACAGTATGTTTAAAATCCGCCCTGCTCTTCCATTGCCATCATAAAAAGGGTGAATGCTTTCAAACTGGTAATGAAGAATTGCCATTCGAATTAGTGGTGACAAGTCCGACTCACCCTCATTATAATGCGCAATAAAATTCGATAGCAAATCCTCTATTTCCAGCTTATCTTGCGGCGGAGTATACACAACCTCTCCTGTTGAATCATTTTTTAAAACAGTTCCAGGGATACTCCTTATCCCTGCCGCATTATCAACCAAGCATTGCTGGATTTTAACAATATCGTTTATACTTAAATAGCCTTGATTTTGAACAAGGTTGAAGCCTTCAAAAATTGCCTTTCGATAATTAATCACCTCCTTTGTGGAAGGCGAACTGTTTATTTTATTTATAGTTAATGCCGTATACAGTTCATCCTGAGTAGTAATAATATTCTCAATCTCGGAACTACTTCTCGCCTCCTGAAGAACAATTGCATTTATCAACATTGCTTGGTTGGGAATCGTTTTTGCAATACCCTTCAGCTCGGCAAGCGCCGCAGTAGCTTTATTCGCCTGCCTTAATATTGCAATTGTTTCAACCTGCTCTCTGCTAGGAGGTAGTTTTTCAAGCCTAAGAAATGGTGTAGTGTGTCCCATATTTCCAATATATGTCCCAAATATACAACTTTAAGGACACATAATTGTTTTTGGCATATAAAACAAGTAATAACCAATAGCAAGTGATAGCAAAAAGTTTTCCCCCGATAATCTGATAGCCTCCAGAATAACCGATGCTCCGCTTACCGATGTAAGAAACGGTTCGGAGGTGAAGTAAACCACCTCTCTATTTTAGACAATACTGAAACGCCCCGCTTGGTAAGAACTAAGTGGGGCATTTATTTTCTTCCTACAGCTGCGAATTGCCTTACAGGCTTAACTCTTGGTAATAAATATCAACCATAAGATAATTAACCATATGCTTTATTCAATAGTTGCCCGCAAAACCGCATCGAGCATCGCTATTTATACGCTAAGAGTCACAAATTATACTTTAGCCGTCGAAAATTATACTTCTACTATCTAAAATTATACTCCAGACGTCGAAAATTATACTGCTGAAGTATAAAATTGTTCTCCAGAAGTAATATTTTATACTCAACGTGTATAAAAGTATACCTCTCGCGTATAGTTTTGTGCGTCTACTGCATAAAATTGTGCACGAGCCGAACAAAAATGCACTCAAGCCGAACAAAAATGCACTCGAGCCGAACAAAAATGCGCACGAGCCGAAGAAAAAAGCGCTTTAGCAATACAAAATTGAGCACCAGCCGTATAAAACTATACACTTGGAGTAGTACAATGTCCCATAAAAAAAGCCCGATCTCACGACCGGGCCAACTCACACAAATTTAACCGACTATTGTATTGCCTAACCGCATTTTGAACTTCCGCAGTTAGTGCATGAAAGACAACCCTCTTGGTATACCAGTGAATTGGAACCACACTCTTGGCACTTCTTATTCTCCTTGGCCTTTGTTCCATTGGGAATGTAGCTATGGAGGGCACGCTCCACACCGTTGCGCCAGCTGTTGATACTTTCGCTATCGAGACGTAGCGAAGATACAAGGTTTACAACATCAGGAATTGGCATTCCGTTGCGCAATACCCCCGATATAAGCTTCGCGTAGTTCCAATACTCCTTGTTGAACATGTGCGATAATCCGCCAACGGTGTTGGTATATCCAAACTTATCCACATATTGAAAGTCGTAACGACTTCCATTCTCATCCTTTAGCTTAATAATTTTGCCTTTGTTTACCGACTTTGGAATGGCCAACACATCGTCATCGGTCATACCTGTAAATATCTCGTAAGGTCGGCTGTTGAAAACCCCAACAAAGGCAATCCAACTCTCGTGATTATTCTTAAAACGAATTACTTCGCAGTCGAGAATCTCAGGACGTTTCACGGGGACATCGCTATCCTTTCGTTCCTTCTTGGTAGTAGAAACTAATACTCCGGCACGAGACCCATCACGATACACGGTGCATCCCTTGCACCCACTCTCCCACGCAGTTTTGTAAACTTCGGCAACCATCGCTTCGGTAGTGTCCTCAGGAAGGTTTACCGTAACCGAGATGGAGTGATCGACCCACTTTTGAATAAGCCCTTGCATTTTCACCTTACTTACCCAATCCACATCGTTGGAAGTGGCTTTGTAGTATGGCGATTTTTCAACAATGTCTTGAATCTGCTCATCGCTGTAGTTCTTAACTTCTGAAGAGTTATATCCATTAGCCTCCATCCAAACAAGAAACTTGTGGTGGAACACGTAGAACTCTTCCCAGCTATCACCAACCTCATCGGTAAAGGTGGCCTTGGTGTTTATATCGCTTGGATTTACCTTACGTCGACGCTTATACACCGGCAAGAATACCGGTTCGATACCCGAAGATGTTTGGGTCATAAGGCTAGTGGTACCAGTTGGTGCAATGGTAAGAAGGGCAATATTTCTACGGCCGTGCTTCATCATACTCTGGTAAAGATCCTCATCAGCACCTTTTAATCGTTGAATAAAAGGATTCTCCTTTTCGCGCTTCGAATCATATATTGGGAATGCACCGCGCTCGGCAGCCATCTCAACTGATGCTCTGTACGCTTCAACTGCAAGAGTGCGCTGAACTTCAACAGCAAAATCGGTGGCAATGTCAGATCCATAGCGAAGGCCAAGGGCTGCGAGCATATCGCCTTCGGCAGTAATACCAAGTCCGGTTCTACGCCCTTCGGTGGCTTTCTGCTTTATCTTTTCCCATAGCTTACGCTCAACATCTTTCACGTCTTGATCTTCAGGATCCTTAGTTACTTTTGCAATAATAGCATCAATCTTCTCCAGCTCCATGTCGATAAGATCGTCCATCATGCGCATAGCAATGCGGGTATGCTGTTTAAACTTGGGAAAGTTAAACTTAGCATCAGCAGTAAATGGCTTGTCAACGTAGCTGTAGAGGTTAATCGCAATCAGGCGGCAGCTGTCGTAAGGGCAAAGAGGAATTTCTCCGCAAGGGTTTGTAGAAACGGTGCGGTAACCAAGATCGGCATAGCAATCGGGCACCGACTCACGAAGCACAGTGTCCCAGAACAAGACTCCCGGCTCGGCCGACTTCCAAGCGTTATGAATGATCTTATTCCAAATCTGGCGAGCATCGGCTTCAACCTTATATTTAGGATTAACGGCATCAATAGGATATTGCTGAAGGTATGGCTTACCGGAAACCACGGAGCGCATAAATTCGTCGTCCATCTTTACCGAAACATTGGCACCAGTAATCTTTCCTGGCTCCATCTTAGCATCGATAAACTTTTCGGCATCGGGATGCTTAATAGAGATGGAGAGCATAAGCGCACCACGACGACCATCTTGAGCCACTTCACGGGTAGAGTTGGAGTAGCGCTCCATAAATGGAACCACACCTGTAGATGTAAGCGCACTATTGAGCACAGGACTCCCCTTTGGACGAATATGTGAAAGGTCGTGGCCAACGCCGCCACGGCGCTTCATAAGCTGCACCTGCTCCTCATCAATACGCATAATTCCACCATACGAATCGGCTGGATTTTGATGACCGATTACAAAGCAGTTCGAAAGTGATGCTACTTGGTGATCGTTACCAATGCCGGTCATTGGGCCGCCTTGTGGAATAATGTACTTAAACTGATCAAGGGTTTCAAACAGCTCCTCCTCCGATACTGGATTTGGATATTTTGCCTCAATGCGATGAAATTCGCTGGCAAGCCTCCTATGCAAATCTGATGGATCAAGTTCGTAGATCTTACCGTAAGAATCCTTTAAGGCATACTTACTAACCCAAACGGTAGCGGCAAGGTCATCTCCCTTGAAATACTTTTTAGAAGCCTCAACGGCCTGCTCGTAGGTGTAGCCTTGCACACTCAAATCCTTCTCCGAAGTTTTTGCCTTTTTCACTTGATCAGTCTCTTTTTCGCGTTGCATTATAGTAGGGTTCTTTGATGTTGCTAAAACGCATTTGGATAGTCGGCTGATACTAAGTTTTATCACTTTTTTCTTACCGATCATTTTATGCATGGCAAGTTAACCATACCGT encodes the following:
- a CDS encoding Fic family protein gives rise to the protein MGHTTPFLRLEKLPPSREQVETIAILRQANKATAALAELKGIAKTIPNQAMLINAIVLQEARSSSEIENIITTQDELYTALTINKINSSPSTKEVINYRKAIFEGFNLVQNQGYLSINDIVKIQQCLVDNAAGIRSIPGTVLKNDSTGEVVYTPPQDKLEIEDLLSNFIAHYNEGESDLSPLIRMAILHYQFESIHPFYDGNGRAGRILNILYLIINRLIDIPILYLSSYIIEHKSEYYRLLNFTNKSGEWGDWILFMLQAVESTSQQTISKINAIRNLLADTLDEVQRNAPKIYKKELVELLFELPYSKIDFVVKRLSVERKAASRYLRELEDIGILESHKVGRETLYINKRLVEILKG
- a CDS encoding adenosylcobalamin-dependent ribonucleoside-diphosphate reductase, whose amino-acid sequence is MQREKETDQVKKAKTSEKDLSVQGYTYEQAVEASKKYFKGDDLAATVWVSKYALKDSYGKIYELDPSDLHRRLASEFHRIEAKYPNPVSEEELFETLDQFKYIIPQGGPMTGIGNDHQVASLSNCFVIGHQNPADSYGGIMRIDEEQVQLMKRRGGVGHDLSHIRPKGSPVLNSALTSTGVVPFMERYSNSTREVAQDGRRGALMLSISIKHPDAEKFIDAKMEPGKITGANVSVKMDDEFMRSVVSGKPYLQQYPIDAVNPKYKVEADARQIWNKIIHNAWKSAEPGVLFWDTVLRESVPDCYADLGYRTVSTNPCGEIPLCPYDSCRLIAINLYSYVDKPFTADAKFNFPKFKQHTRIAMRMMDDLIDMELEKIDAIIAKVTKDPEDQDVKDVERKLWEKIKQKATEGRRTGLGITAEGDMLAALGLRYGSDIATDFAVEVQRTLAVEAYRASVEMAAERGAFPIYDSKREKENPFIQRLKGADEDLYQSMMKHGRRNIALLTIAPTGTTSLMTQTSSGIEPVFLPVYKRRRKVNPSDINTKATFTDEVGDSWEEFYVFHHKFLVWMEANGYNSSEVKNYSDEQIQDIVEKSPYYKATSNDVDWVSKVKMQGLIQKWVDHSISVTVNLPEDTTEAMVAEVYKTAWESGCKGCTVYRDGSRAGVLVSTTKKERKDSDVPVKRPEILDCEVIRFKNNHESWIAFVGVFNSRPYEIFTGMTDDDVLAIPKSVNKGKIIKLKDENGSRYDFQYVDKFGYTNTVGGLSHMFNKEYWNYAKLISGVLRNGMPIPDVVNLVSSLRLDSESINSWRNGVERALHSYIPNGTKAKENKKCQECGSNSLVYQEGCLSCTNCGSSKCG
- a CDS encoding DUF4412 domain-containing protein; translated protein: MGTWIVAFLSFLTVILSPSSKSEFEGRISLIQETPYDTTRFDIFVKGNAVRVDIRDKEGILGRSSIVNLSKNQVILISPDQKAYLYTEKLGPFNGRVSINKSENKKVINGQPCVQWRVKESATRDESAFWVTPMKMEFFDKLLAIYDPTESNLRAFLKIPARFGYFPMLYEERTFLRFDKKKIRVTSIAPAPLSDKLFDVPKNYTLLRH
- the metG gene encoding methionine--tRNA ligase; translated protein: MTKFKRYLITSALPYANGPVHIGHLAGVYIPSDIYARYLRLKGEDVISVCGSDEHGVPITIKARQLGITPQEVVDKYNAIIKDSFMRFGMSFDIYARTSSKVHHETASEFFRNLYDKGEFIEKTTEQYYDEEAKAFLADRYITGTCPHCSNENAYGDQCEKCGTTLNATDLINPRSTISGSKPVLRETSHWFLPLDKYEPFLKKWILEDHKEWKSNVYGQCKSWLDMGLQPRAVSRDLDWGVPVPVEGANGKVLYVWFDAPIGYISATKELTPDWEKYWKSEDTRMVHFIGKDNIVFHCIVFPAMLKAEGSYILPDNVPANEFLNLEGDKISTSRNWAVWLHEYLDDFPGKEDVLRYVLCANAPETKDNDFTWKDFQTRNNSELVAIYGNFVNRALVLTQNYYKGEVPAAGELTDFDRETLAELPIIRKKIEESIENFRFREALKEAMNMARLGNKYLAETEPWKVMKTDPERVKTIMNIALQIAANLPIAFEPFMPFTSEKLLKMLNLGKPGWDMLGRADILAVGHTIGEPSLLFEKIEDAEIEKQVEKLANTKKANEIKIAPVTPQHDPITYDEFSKMDIRVGTILEAERVPKTDKLLKLTIDTGIDKRTVVSGIAAYFTPEQAIGKKVSMLVNLEPRKIRGIESHGMILMAQDADGRLEFVAPLNEVRNGSEVK
- a CDS encoding S66 peptidase family protein, with protein sequence MIIPPYLKPGDTIALAAPARKISAEEIAPAVALLELKGFKVLVHDSLFGVDNQLSGSDEERAGSIIELLKNEDVKAILFARGGYGSIRTVEHIPQELFAEHPKWLVGYSDVTVFHNLMSKLGIQSIHGTMPINFPKDGTENSSISSLVDTLMGRGTKVSAAPHHLNIKGEAKGILTGGNLSVLYSLAGTPLDTIPEGRILFIEDLDEYLYHIDRMMMNLKASGKLSKIAGLVVGGMNDMRDNAIPWGHSAYDTICDIMKGYDIPVAYGFPVGHQEPNLAMVMGATVELQVTDSGASLVYTNA